One window of bacterium genomic DNA carries:
- a CDS encoding zinc ribbon domain-containing protein: MAGSREGARPKYLLSGLLVCGECAARYVIQQHRPSVQHYGCAVHYDRGPAVCSNGRLVRRDSMEQRVIEYIFGDLFAPDRLAYLENAVNAVLARAQHQSSDTVEQGRAALQQASRELENIANAIRCGIITPTTKAMLEDAERRVTVLDRAVREAERTPTPVVSVRSVVERYLRDLRGLLEANVDEARRMLALAVDKIVLIRESPHLVAEVRGNMAGLLELHGCVSSVGAGRGILRLPPWPSAARIIT; encoded by the coding sequence GTGGCGGGGTCCCGCGAGGGTGCGCGCCCGAAATACCTTTTGTCTGGGCTCCTTGTGTGCGGCGAGTGCGCTGCCAGATACGTGATCCAGCAGCACCGTCCCAGCGTGCAACATTACGGGTGCGCCGTCCACTACGACCGGGGTCCTGCCGTGTGTAGCAATGGCCGCCTCGTCCGCAGGGACAGCATGGAGCAGCGGGTGATTGAATACATCTTCGGCGACTTGTTCGCGCCCGACCGGCTGGCTTATCTGGAGAATGCCGTCAACGCCGTGCTGGCGCGGGCGCAACACCAGTCCTCGGACACGGTGGAGCAGGGCAGGGCGGCGCTCCAGCAGGCGAGCCGGGAGTTGGAGAATATCGCGAACGCCATCCGCTGCGGAATCATCACACCGACCACGAAGGCCATGCTAGAGGACGCCGAGCGCCGGGTCACGGTTCTAGACCGGGCGGTGCGAGAGGCCGAGCGGACGCCGACGCCCGTGGTATCCGTGCGGTCCGTCGTCGAACGTTACTTGCGCGACCTGCGTGGCTTGCTAGAGGCGAACGTAGACGAGGCCCGGCGAATGCTGGCGCTCGCTGTAGACAAGATCGTGCTTATCCGAGAAAGCCCGCACTTGGTGGCCGAGGTCCGGGGCAACATGGCTGGGTTACTGGAATTGCACGGATGTGTGAGTAGCGTTGGTGCCGGGAGGGGGATTTTGCGATTACCCCCATGGCCAAGTGCAGCTCGCATCATCACCTGA